One genomic segment of Salarias fasciatus chromosome 8, fSalaFa1.1, whole genome shotgun sequence includes these proteins:
- the atoh1c gene encoding protein atonal homolog 7 gives MPPRKSLFPPLLSVSPEAGLEPGVSAAPAALHADIQALLQRGRAQERPPAERAGGGCDCTGGGRGGGGGGEAPCAIVELRLSPGGALRYLQPDRCALERAQRRRRLAANARERRRMLGLNVAFDRLRSVIPNLESDKKLSKSETLQMAQIYISTLSELLQEGPRRGPRTGGAPGRSEEEEEEEEEQDCDSL, from the coding sequence aTGCCGCCGCGTAAAAGCCTGTTCCCTCCGCTGCTGTCTGTGTCCCCAGAGGCGGGGCTCGAACCTGGGGTCTCCGCGGCCCCGGCGGCTCTCCACGCAGACatccaggctctgctgcagcggggccgcgcacaggagcgtCCCCCGGCGGAACGAGCAGGAGGCGGCTGCGACTgtacaggaggaggaagaggaggaggaggaggaggagaggctccgTGCGCCATCGTGGAGCTCCGGCTGAGCCCCGGCGGGGCGCTGCGCTACCTGCAGCCGGACAGGTGCGCCCTGGAGCgggcgcagcggcggcggcgcctcgcCGCCAACGCCCGGGAGAGGAGGCGGATGCTCGGACTGAACGTGGCCTTCGACCGGCTGCGGAGCGTCATCCCGAACCTGGAGAGCGACAAGAAGCTGTCCAAGTCCGAGACGCTGCAGATGGCGCAGATCTACATCTCCACCCTGagcgagctgctgcaggaggggcCGCGGAGAGGCCCGCGGACCGGCGGGGCCCCGgggaggagcgaggaggaggaggaggaggaggaagagcaggactGTGACTCTCTGTAA